The following are from one region of the Juglans regia cultivar Chandler chromosome 10, Walnut 2.0, whole genome shotgun sequence genome:
- the LOC109003896 gene encoding U3 snoRNP-associated protein-like EMB2271, whose amino-acid sequence MKKKGPVPKGGGRKGKRLSRDPFFITEPKKPRKIENDGDVIESGDSDEDYGLVGFDRDEGEIGVEESELAEETAGEKRQRVARAYLDKVREIAAREEEDDEEKEGREGEMQDERDALVARILQEEQLEETGRVRRAIASRVQKPESADEFRVLVKHRQPVTAVALSEDDLKGFSASKDGTILRWDVVSGIHESYRWPSCDVLRSHGAKDPQGPATRHCKRVLALAVSSDGRYLASGGVDRHIHLWDTRTREHIRAFQGHGGPVSCLSFRQGTSELFSGSFDRTVKIWNAEDRAYITTLFGHQNEILSIDCHRKERVLTVGRDRTMQLFKVPEESRLVFRAPAFSLECCCFVSNDEFLSGSDDGSIELWSTLRKKPVDIVKNAHALLGANKNLEPKNSGKIPNGHIENGDSGSESYRCLSAYSWVNSITVCRSSDLAASGAGNGSVRLWAIESETKDIRPLFDLPLVGFVNSLAFAKSGQFLVAGVGKEPRLGRWGHIESAQNGVAVYSLELS is encoded by the exons ATGAAGAAGAAAGGTCCGGTTCCGAAAGGAGGAGGAAGGAAGGGTAAGAGGTTATCACGGGACCCATTTTTCATAACGGAGCCGAAGAAACCGCGGAAGATTGAGAATGACGGTGACGTGATAGAGAGCGGCGACTCGGACGAGGACTATGGGTTGGTTGGTTTCGACAGGGACGAGGGGGAAATCGGAGTAGAGGAGTCCGAGTTGGCGGAGGAGACTGCAGGCGAGAAGAGGCAGCGCGTGGCCAGGGCTTACTTGGATAAGGTTCGAGAGATTGCGGCGAGAGAAGAGGAGGATGACGAGGAAAAGGAAGGTAGGGAAGGCGAGATGCAAGACGAGAGGGACGCCCTCGTGGCGAGGATTTTGCAAGAGGAGCAGCTCGAGGAGACCGGCCGTGTTCGCCGAGCCATTGCATCTAG GGTTCAAAAACCAGAAAGTGCTGATGAGTTCCGGGTCTTGGTTAAGCATCGACAGCCTGTCACTGCAGTGGCTCTATCTGAGGATGACTTGAAGGGATTTTCAGCTTCGAAGGATGGAACCATTTTGCGTTGGGATGTAGTCAGTGGGATACATGAAAGTTATCGGTGGCCTAGCTGTGACGTACTAAGGTCCCATGGGGCCAAGGATCCGCAAGGTCCAGCCACAAGGCATTGTAAACGTGTCTTAGCACTAGCTGTTAGCTCCGATGGTCGGTATTTGGCAAGTGGTGGTGTAGATCGGCATATTCATCTATGGGATACCCGTACGCGAGAGCATATTAGG GCTTTTCAAGGTCACGGAGGACCTGTATCATGTTTAAGTTTCAGGCAAGGGACTTCAGAACTTTTCTCTGGTTCATTTGATCGAACAGTCAAGATATGGAATGCAGAAGACAGAGCATACATAACTACATTATTTGGTCaccaaaatgaaatattaaGTATTGATTGCCATCGTAAAGAACGGGTGTTGACTGTTGGCCGTGATCGAACGATGCAGTTGTTTAAG GTCCCTGAGGAGTCACGTTTAGTATTTCGAGCCCCTGCATTTTCTCTGGAATGTTGTTGTTTCGTTAGCAATGACGAATTCTTATCCGGTTCTGATGATGGAAGTATTGAGCTTTGGAGCACGTTGCGAAAGAAGCCTGTTGACATTGTGAAGAATGCTCATGCTTTGTTGGGTGCAAACAAGAATCTCGAACCAAAGAATAGTGGGAAAATCCCCAATGGACATATTG AAAATGGTGACTCTGGTTCTGAAAGTTATAGATGTCTATCGGCATATTCCTGGGTCAATTCGATCACAGTGTGTAGAAGCAGTGATCTTGCTGCATCTGGAGCTGGTAATGGTTCTGTTCGATTATGGGCTATTGAAAGTGAGACTAAAGACATTCGACCGTTGTTTGACCTTCCGTTG GTTGGGTTTGTAAATTCCTTGGCCTTCGCAAAATCTGGACAGTTCCTGGTTGCTGGAGTTGGTAAG GAACCTCGTTTGGGAAGGTGGGGGCATATCGAGTCTGCTCAGAATGGAGTTGCGGTTTATTC